A window of Kribbella voronezhensis genomic DNA:
CGTTCTGCTTTCGCACGACCAGCACAAGGACAACCTGGACGAGTCCGGCCGGGAGCTGCTGGCGAGTGTTCCGAAGGTGTTGTCGACGACGGCCGCCGCAGAGCGGATCCCCGGCGTGCAGGGCCTGGAGAACTGGGCATCGGTCGAGCTCCCCCGCCCGGACGGCGGCGTCCTCACGGTGACCGGCCTCCCCGCTCGGCACGGCCCGGAAGGCTGCGAGCCGGTGACCGGGATCGTCACCGGCTTCCTGCTGACCGGCGACGACCTCCCGACCGTCTACGTTTCCGGCGACAACGCCTCGGTCGACCTGGTCGATGACCTCGTCGCCCGCCTCGCCGCCGGCACCATCCCGGGCGTCAAGGCCGGCTCGGTGGACGTCGCGGTCCTCTTCGCCGGCGCCGCCCGCACCCCTCTGCTGGACGGCGCGCCGCTCACCCTCACCTCCGAGGCCGCGGTCGAAGCAGCCCGCCTCCTGACCCCAGCCGTCATCGTCCCGGTCCACACCGAAGGCTGGGCCCACTTCAGCGAAGGCCCCGCCCACCTCGCCAAAACCTTCACCACCGCCAACCTCGCCACCCGCCTCCACCTCCCGGTCGCCGGCGTGGCGATGGAGCTCTAGCGCATCGATGCTTACCGGGTCAGTTCTTCGACACGAGCCAGCCGATGCGCAGTTCGTCCGCACCCGGGCGGAAGATCCGCAGGAACTCGGCACGCTCGGGGTCGTCTTCGGGCAGACTTTCGGCGAGGGCGGCTGCGCGGCGATGGTCTGCGGGCGGGCGCCGAGCGCGGCCCGCAAGTGGAGTGAGCGGCGCAGCATCGAGATCTCCTCGGCCGGCTCCTGCAGATGGGCGAGGTGCCGGATGATGTAGGACTCGAAGTAGCCGTCGCCGGACTTCGTCGCGATCTCGAGAGCCGTCCGGTACCGCGGCAGGGCGCCGGCGAAGTCCTCGTCGATGTTGTCGAGCAGGACGGCCCAGTGGTACTCGGCCCAGCCGCGCTGCTTCTCGTCGCCGGTCTCGACCGCCGCCCGGTAGTGCGCCTCCGCCGCGGCACCGCCTCGCGATCAGTCGGTCATTGGGTCGCGAACCTCATGCCGTGTTGCCGCCAGAAAGGCGTCAGGTCGATAGTCGTCGCGGATTGGGCGGCTTGTTTGAAGGTTGTGGGGGTGGCGATGCCGTACCAGTGGGTGCGGGCGTAGGTCTTCAGGAGAGTGGCCATGGCTTGGGGGCCGATC
This region includes:
- a CDS encoding MBL fold metallo-hydrolase; translation: MKLTHIGGPTALLSIGGLSLLTDPAFDQPREYHLPGRVMTKLTGPALEIAELGPIDAVLLSHDQHKDNLDESGRELLASVPKVLSTTAAAERIPGVQGLENWASVELPRPDGGVLTVTGLPARHGPEGCEPVTGIVTGFLLTGDDLPTVYVSGDNASVDLVDDLVARLAAGTIPGVKAGSVDVAVLFAGAARTPLLDGAPLTLTSEAAVEAARLLTPAVIVPVHTEGWAHFSEGPAHLAKTFTTANLATRLHLPVAGVAMEL